A window from Actimicrobium sp. CCC2.4 encodes these proteins:
- a CDS encoding cytochrome C oxidase subunit I: MNQTDQTTPANAPSTDRQASGRWKLFAILGVCAFPLIASYVTYYVIKPQARTNYGDFIDYTVHPIPADLNTTTLDGAPKGLKDLEGKWLMLTVDGGACAEACSKKLYDIRQLRVAQGRERDRLERVWLITDKVPLETQIIREFDGTQMLRAQADAVAKWLPAETGTTVADHIYLVDPLGRLMMRFPKDRDPNLIKKDLGKLLKASSIG, from the coding sequence GTGAACCAGACTGACCAAACTACCCCCGCAAACGCACCGTCAACCGATCGCCAGGCATCGGGGCGCTGGAAACTGTTTGCCATCCTCGGCGTTTGCGCTTTCCCGCTGATCGCCTCGTACGTCACGTATTACGTGATTAAACCGCAGGCGCGCACCAACTACGGCGACTTCATCGATTACACGGTTCATCCGATTCCCGCCGACCTGAATACCACGACACTCGATGGCGCGCCAAAGGGGTTAAAAGACCTCGAAGGTAAATGGCTCATGCTGACCGTCGACGGCGGCGCTTGTGCTGAAGCCTGCAGCAAGAAGCTGTATGACATCCGCCAGTTGCGGGTGGCGCAGGGTCGCGAGCGGGATCGTCTCGAACGGGTCTGGCTGATTACCGATAAGGTTCCGCTGGAAACCCAGATCATCCGGGAGTTTGATGGCACGCAAATGTTGCGCGCTCAGGCTGATGCCGTCGCCAAATGGCTGCCGGCCGAAACGGGTACCACGGTCGCCGACCACATTTACCTGGTCGATCCGCTCGGCCGGTTAATGATGCGCTTTCCAAAAGATCGTGATCCTAATCTGATCAAGAAAGATCTCGGTAAGTTACTCAAAGCTTCCAGTATTGGATAA